The following are encoded together in the Candidatus Omnitrophota bacterium genome:
- a CDS encoding radical SAM protein, with translation MKRKVQIYLASLANTKFGISPATVPLEIGYIKAYAVSKLGEAVDIKLFRTFESLHNAIQNKEPDIVGCSWYGWSRWLTTNALTYLKSKYPKIITVVGGPNVPETAQDCLRDFEEFPCIDVMIPNEGEIPFVNLLNVFIKGGRDAIFQASIDGVFYLSRSRKQVISGKQLALIEDINIFPSPYLAGYLDQFLNSELMPILQTSRGCPFKCSFCVSARDSWNRLRSFDTERVKKEISYLEANAKNRTIRFADENFGIIARDLEIAKFIAQNRTKSSYPSALRVYTNKEVNNNIKEIILLLRDLIPLNISSQTLTGSVLKNIGRQNIRLEKFREAVKWAHENNINVTTEIIFGLPGETYNSFMHVIDELVDLRLDSVAIGTLKMLKETEISRSETINRYGYKVLYSIAERGYTKFGQFENVEIDSWAVASNDFSFQEFIKINLLTLIYKLFMFWGYFKEMVYIWENRGVKISDVILELFDNPGRYPFISGQVERLKDCLQDNLFEEKEDVRKVFSQQFSEKSDSSQYIGFRNHFILSKIIKGDMIHALKQQKLLDEVIEAATVIFRKKGRGDLSEFLKEMQFGKILVGNIIIPFWEMPQESVELLSPYDLGAWRKQDYRGMLSEFLLSKPVKYRYKVHSLSQYNDFINEFSNEPFYKQSEFFFRTFRSNNVRRFLVSQEKDENTFNKSTYQGVGKA, from the coding sequence TTGAAGAGAAAAGTTCAGATATATTTAGCGAGTCTTGCGAATACCAAATTTGGGATTAGTCCAGCTACCGTGCCTTTAGAAATAGGCTATATTAAGGCCTATGCCGTATCAAAATTAGGCGAGGCAGTTGATATTAAGCTATTCAGGACGTTTGAGTCGCTTCATAATGCGATTCAGAATAAAGAACCTGATATTGTTGGATGCTCCTGGTATGGTTGGAGTCGCTGGCTTACTACGAATGCATTAACTTATTTGAAATCTAAGTATCCAAAGATAATAACAGTTGTAGGCGGACCAAATGTACCTGAAACAGCCCAAGATTGTCTTAGGGATTTTGAGGAATTTCCTTGTATAGATGTTATGATTCCAAATGAGGGAGAGATTCCCTTTGTTAATTTACTAAATGTTTTCATTAAAGGTGGCAGAGATGCTATTTTTCAAGCCTCTATTGATGGTGTCTTTTATTTATCTAGATCTAGGAAGCAAGTAATCAGCGGTAAACAATTGGCATTAATAGAAGATATCAATATTTTTCCGTCGCCTTATCTGGCTGGATACCTTGATCAATTTCTGAATAGCGAATTGATGCCGATTCTACAGACTAGCAGAGGTTGTCCATTCAAATGTTCTTTTTGTGTTTCTGCAAGGGATTCCTGGAATAGACTACGCTCATTTGACACAGAAAGAGTAAAGAAAGAGATTAGTTACTTAGAGGCCAATGCCAAAAATAGAACAATTCGCTTTGCGGATGAAAACTTCGGTATTATTGCTAGAGATTTAGAGATAGCTAAATTCATTGCTCAAAATCGAACAAAGAGCAGCTATCCTAGTGCCTTGCGCGTATATACCAACAAGGAAGTAAATAATAATATAAAAGAGATAATTTTGTTATTAAGGGATTTGATTCCGCTCAATATTAGTTCCCAAACGTTGACCGGCTCGGTATTAAAAAATATCGGGAGGCAAAATATAAGGCTAGAAAAATTTCGTGAGGCGGTAAAATGGGCACACGAGAATAACATTAATGTTACGACAGAGATAATATTCGGCTTACCAGGAGAAACTTATAATTCATTTATGCATGTAATAGATGAACTTGTTGATTTGCGCTTGGATAGCGTAGCAATAGGGACGCTTAAGATGCTTAAGGAAACTGAAATTAGCCGGTCTGAAACTATAAATAGATATGGCTATAAAGTTTTATATAGCATTGCTGAACGTGGCTATACAAAATTTGGTCAGTTTGAGAATGTGGAAATAGATTCTTGGGCAGTGGCAAGCAATGACTTTAGCTTCCAAGAGTTCATAAAAATAAATTTATTGACACTTATCTATAAACTCTTTATGTTTTGGGGCTATTTTAAAGAGATGGTTTATATCTGGGAGAATAGGGGAGTTAAGATTTCAGATGTTATTTTAGAATTGTTTGATAATCCAGGGAGATATCCATTTATTTCCGGACAAGTAGAGAGACTTAAAGATTGCTTGCAGGATAATTTATTTGAAGAAAAGGAAGATGTGCGTAAGGTTTTTAGTCAACAGTTCTCAGAGAAAAGTGACTCTAGTCAGTATATTGGATTCAGGAATCATTTCATTCTATCAAAGATTATAAAGGGTGATATGATTCATGCCTTAAAACAGCAAAAATTGCTAGATGAGGTTATAGAGGCAGCCACTGTTATATTTCGCAAAAAAGGACGAGGTGACCTATCTGAATTTTTGAAAGAAATGCAGTTTGGAAAAATTTTAGTAGGAAATATCATTATACCATTTTGGGAGATGCCTCAGGAGAGCGTTGAACTGTTAAGTCCTTATGATTTAGGAGCTTGGCGTAAGCAGGATTATCGCGGGATGCTTTCTGAGTTTCTTTTATCTAAGCCGGTTAAATATCGATATAAGGTTCATTCTTTGAGTCAGTATAATGATTTTATTAACGAGTTCTCTAATGAGCCATTTTATAAGCAATCTGAATTTTTCTTTCGTACGTTTCGCAGCAATAATGTTAGACGTTTTTTAGTTTCACAGGAAAAAGATGAAAATACTTTTAATAAATCCACCTATCAGGGAGTGGGCAAGGCCTAA
- a CDS encoding methyltransferase domain-containing protein translates to MVKRSKQLKEWTGKFGKAYTDRNYNSLADLDKLYKSLFGITRTSLNRLFLNKIDRNARILEVGCNIANQLLCLQKMGFKNLYGIEPQDYALRLSRKRTKNINILKGNIFDLPFKDKYFDIVFTSGVLIHINPKDIKKAISEIHRCSRKYIWGFEYFAEDYNEINYRGKKSLLWKTNFPKIYTDTFEDLRVKKIKFLKYRKDDNVDVMFLLKKVSRLIF, encoded by the coding sequence ATGGTTAAGAGAAGCAAACAGTTAAAAGAATGGACAGGCAAATTTGGTAAGGCCTATACTGATAGGAATTATAATTCCCTTGCTGACTTAGATAAATTATACAAAAGCCTTTTCGGCATAACAAGAACTTCTCTAAATAGGCTTTTTCTAAATAAAATTGACCGCAATGCTAGGATTCTGGAAGTAGGATGCAACATCGCTAATCAATTACTATGTCTGCAAAAGATGGGTTTTAAAAATTTGTATGGCATTGAACCACAGGATTATGCACTTAGACTATCAAGAAAAAGAACTAAAAATATTAATATCCTGAAAGGGAATATCTTTGATTTGCCTTTTAAGGATAAATATTTTGATATTGTTTTTACCTCAGGGGTCCTCATACATATTAATCCCAAAGATATAAAAAAAGCTATTAGCGAGATACATAGATGCAGTCGTAAATATATTTGGGGGTTTGAGTATTTTGCCGAAGATTATAATGAAATCAACTATAGAGGCAAGAAAAGTTTGCTTTGGAAGACAAATTTTCCGAAGATCTACACGGATACATTTGAAGATTTAAGGGTTAAGAAGATAAAATTTCTCAAATACCGCAAGGATGACAATGTTGACGTAATGTTTCTGTTGAAAAAGGTATCTAGGTTAATTTTTTAG